A region of Ictalurus furcatus strain D&B chromosome 1, Billie_1.0, whole genome shotgun sequence DNA encodes the following proteins:
- the LOC128614078 gene encoding myosin-7 — MADALMEEFGAAAPFLRKSDKERLEAQTRPFDMKRECFVPDPEVEYVKASITSRDGDKVTADTEFGKTVTVKECDVHPQNPPKFDKIEDMAMFTFLHEPAVLFNLKERYAAWMIYTYSGLFCVTVNPYKWLPVYNQEVVVAYRGKKRSEAPPHIFSISDNAYQYMLSDRENQSILITGESGAGKTVNTKRVIQYFASIAAAPGKKDASLEKKGTLEDQIIQCNPALEAFGNAKTIRNDNSSRFGKFIRIHFGVSGKLASADIETYLLEKSRVTFQLKAERDYHIFYQILSQKKPELLEMLLITNNPYDYAYISQGETQVASINDADELMATDEAFDVLGFTQEEKNGIYKLTGAVMHFGNMKFKQKQREEQAEADGTEDADKVAYLMGLNSADLLKGLCHPRVKVGNEWVTKGQNVQQVYYAIGALSKSVYEKMFLWMVVRINQSLDTKQPRQYFIGVLDIAGFEIFDFNTFEQLCINFTNEKLQQFFNHHMFVLEQEEYKKEGIEWTFIDFGMDLQACIELIEKPMGIMSILEEECMFPKASDATFKAKLYDNHLGKSANFQKPRIVKGKPEAHFALVHYAGTVDYNINNWLVKNKDPLNETVVGLFQKSTVKLLATLFAGYAGADSVAESGGKGGKGTKKKGSSFQTVSALHRENLNKLMTNLRSTHPHFVRCIIPNETKTPGAMENPLVMHQLRCNGVLEGIRICRKGFPNRILYGDFRQRYRILNPAAIPEGQFIDNKKGAEKLLGSLDIDHNQYKLGHTKVFFKAGLLGTLEEMRDDRLALILTGIQARARGLLSRIEFQKIVERRDALLVIQWNVRAFMGVKNWPWMKLYFKIKPLLRSAEAEKEMANMKEEFTKLKEAYAKSEARRKELEEKMVTLLQEKNDLQLQVQSEQDNLSDAEERCEGLIKNKIQLEAKCKELTERLEDEEEMNAELVAKKRKLEDECSELKKDIDDLELTLAKVEKEKHATENKVKNLTEEMAALDEIIAKLTKEKKALQEAHQQTLDDLQSEEDKVNTLTKAKAKLEQQVDDLEGSLEQEKKIRMDLERAKRKLEGDLKLTQENVMDLENDKQQMEERLKKKDFEISQLNSKIEDEQALGVQLQKKLKELQARIEELEEELESERAARAKVEKQRADLARELEEISERLEEAGGATAAQIEMNKKREAEFQKLRRDLEESTLQHEATAATLRKKHADSVADLGEQIDNLQRVKQKLEKEKSELRLELDDVVSNMEQIVKSKANLEKMCRTLEDQMTEFRTKAEEGQRTINDFSMQKAKLQTENGELSRQLEEKDSLVSQLTRGKQSYTQQLEDLKRQLEEEIKAKNALAHAVQSARHDSDLLREQYEEEQEAKAELQRSLSKANSEVAQWRTKYETDAIQRTEELEDAKKKLAQRLQDAEEAVEAVNAKCSSLEKTKHRLQNEIEDLMVDVERSNAAAAALDKRQRNFDKVLAEWKQKYEESQSELESSQKEARSLSTELFKLKNSYEESLDHLETMKRENKNLQEEISDLTEQLGESGKSIHELEKARKQLEQEKTEIQCALEEAEGSLEHEEGKILRAQLEFNQVKADIERKLAEKDEEMEQAKRNQQRVVDTLQSSLESETRSRNEALRIKKKMEGDLNEMEIQLSQANRQASEAQKQLKNLHGHMKDSQLQLDDALHANDDLKENIAIVERRNNLIQAELDELRSLVEQTERGRKLAEQELLDVSERVQLLHSQNTSLLNQKKKLEGDISQLQTEAEESIQECRNAEEKAKKAITDAAMMAEELKKEQDTSAHLERMKKNMEQTIKDLQHRLDEAEQIAMKGGKKQVQKLEARVRELEAEVEMEQRKASDSVKGVRKYERRIKELTYQTEEDRKNLARLQDLVDKLQLKVKSYKRASEEAEEQANSHLTKFRKLQHELDEAEERADIAESQVNKLRAKSRDTGSKASCQFYNKQKC; from the exons ATGGCGGATGCATTAATGGAGGAGTTTGGTGCCGCAGCACCTTTTCTGCGCAAGTCTGACAAGGAGCGACTGGAGGCCCAGACTCGTCCTTTTGACATGAAGCGGGAATGCTTTGTGCCGGATCCTGAAGTCGAGTATGTCAAGGCCTCTATCACCAGCCGAGATGGAGACAAAGTCACTGCTGATACAGAGTTTGGAAAG ACTGTGACAGTGAAGGAGTGTGATGTTCACCCTCAGAACCCGCCAAAGTTCGATAAAATTGAGGACATGGCGATGTTCACCTTCCTGCATGAACCTGCCGTGCTGTTTAACCTCAAAGAGCGTTACGCAGCCTGGATGATCTAT ACCTACTCAGGACTTTTCTGTGTAACTGTCAACCCCTACAAGTGGCTGCCAGTGTACAACCAGGAAGTTGTCGTTGCCTACAGAGGCAAGAAGAGGAGTGAAGCTCCTCCTCACATCTTCTCCATTTCTGATAATGCCTACCAGTACATGCTTTCAG ACAGAGAGAACCAGTCAATCCTTATCAC TGGAGAATCTGGTGCAGGAAAGACTGTCAACACCAAGAGAGTCATCCAGTACTTTGCTAGCATTGCAGCAGCACCTGGAAAGAAAGATGCATCTTTGGAGAAAAAG GGTACCCTAGAGGATCAAATCATCCAGTGTAACCCTGCACTGGAGGCCTTTGGTAATGCCAAGACTATCAGAAACGACAACTCATCTCGTTTT GGTAAATTCATTCGTATCCACTTTGGTGTCAGTGGAAAATTGGCCTCTGCTGACATTGAGACTT ATCTTCTAGAAAAGTCTCGTGTGACATTTCAGCTCAAGGCTGAGAGAGACTACCACATCTTCTATCAGATCCTGTCTCAAAAGAAACCAGAATTGCTGG AAATGTTGCTTATCACCAACAACCCCTATGACTATGCCTACATCTCCCAAGGAGAGACCCAAGTGGCATCTATTAATGATGCTGATGAGCTTATGGCTACTGAC GAAGCTTTTGATGTTTTGGGCTTTACCCAAGAAGAGAAGAATGGTATCTATAAACTGACTGGTGCCGTCATGCACTTTGGCAACATGAAGTTCAAGCAAAAGCAGAGAGAGGAGCAGGCTGAGGCTGACGGCACTGAAG ATGCTGACAAAGTCGCATATCTGATGGGCCTGAACTCTGCCGATCTGCTGAAGGGTTTGTGCCACCCAAGAGTCAAAGTAGGAAATGAGTGGGTCACCAAGGGACAGAATGTCCAACAG GTGTACTATGCAATTGGTGCACTTTCAAAATCAGTATATGAGAAGATGTTCCTTTGGATGGTTGTGAGAATTAACCAATCTCTGGACACCAAGCAGCCTCGCCAGTACTTCATTGGTGTGCTGGATATCGCTGGATTTGAGATCTTTGAT TTCAACACCTTTGAGCAGCTGTGTATCAACTTCACTAATGAGAAGTTGCAGCAGTTTTTCAACCACCACATGTTTGTGCTGGAGCAAGAAGAATACAAGAAAGAGGGTATTGAGTGGACATTCATTGACTTCGGCATGGACTTGCAGGCTTGTATTGAGCTTATTGAAAAG CCCATGGGTATCATGTCCATCCTTGAAGAGGAGTGCATGTTTCCCAAAGCCAGTGATGCCACATTCAAAGCTAAGCTTTATGACAATCACTTGGGCAAATCTGCTAACTTCCAGAAACCCAGGATTGTGAAGGGTAAACCAGAGGCTCACTTTGCCCTAGTTCATTATGCTGGCACTGTTGACTACAACATTAACAACTGGCTGGTGAAGAACAAGGATCCACTCAATGAAACTGTTGTGGGACTTTTCCAAAAGTCTACAGTGAAGCTGTTGGCCACTCTCTTTGCTGGTTACGCTGGAGCTGACTCAG ttgCGGAATCCGGTGGAAAGGGTGGCAAAGGTACAAAAAAGAAGGGTTCTTCATTCCAGACTGTGTCTGCTCTCCACCGC GAGAACCTGAATAAGTTGATGACAAATTTGAGgtccacacacccacactttGTCCGCTGCATCATCCCCAATGAGACGAAGACTCCTGGGGCCATGGAGAATCCTCTTGTAATGCACCAACTGCGCTGTAACGGTGTACTGGAAGGTATCAGAATCTGCAGAAAAGGCTTCCCCAACAGAATCCTGTATGGTGACTTTAGACAACG TTACCGTATCCTGAATCCTGCTGCTATTCCTGAGGGGCAGTTTATTGACAACAAGAAAGGTGCAGAGAAACTACTTGGCTCTCTGGACATTGACCACAACCAGTATAAACTGGGTCACACAAAG GTGTTCTTCAAGGCTGGTCTTCTGGGTACTCTTGAGGAGATGCGAGATGATCGCCTTGCACTCATCCTTACTGGTATTCAGGCCAGGGCTCGTGGACTTCTCTCAAGGATTGAATTTCAGAAGATTGTTGAGAGAAG GGATGCCTTGTTGGTAATCCAGTGGAATGTCCGTGCTTTCATGGGTGTGAAGAATTGGCCCTGGATGAAGTTGTATTTCAAGATCAAACCTCTGTTGAGGTCAGCTGAGGCTGAGAAAGAAATGGCCAACATGAAAGAAGAATTCACAAAGTTGAAGGAGGCCTATGCTAAATCTGAAGCCCGCAGGAAAGAATTGGAAGAGAAAATGGTTACTCTTCTTCAAGAGAAGAATGACCTGCAGCTCCAAGTCCAATCT GAACAAGATAATCTTTCTGATGCTGAGGAGCGATGTGAGGGTCTAATTAAGAACAAGATCCAACTTGAAGCTAAATGCAAAGAGTTGACTGAAAGGctggaagatgaagaggaaatgAATGCTGAGTTGGTTGCAAAGAAGAGGAAGCTTGAGGATGAATGCTCTGAGCTGAAGAAAGACATTGATGATCTGGAGCTTACCCTGGCCAAAGTAGAGAAAGAAAAGCATGCCACTGAGAACAAG GTTAAAAACCTGACTGAGGAAATGGCTGCTCTGGATGAAATCATTGCCAAGCTGACCAAGGAGAAGAAAGCTCTCCAGGAAGCTCATCAGCAAACACTGGATGATCTGCAGAGTGAAGAGGACAAAGTCAACACTCTGACCAAAGCCAAAGCTAAATTGGAGCAGCAAGTTGATGAC CTTGAGGGTTCTCTCgagcaagaaaagaaaattcgAATGGATCTCGAACGAGCCAAGAGAAAACTTGAGGGTGACTTGAAGTTGACTCAAGAGAATGTCATGGATCTGGAAAATGACAAGCAGCAAATGGAGGAGAGGCTTAAGAA AAAAGACTTTGAGATCAGCCAGCTGAATAGTAAGATTGAGGATGAACAAGCATTGGGAGTCCAACTCCAGAAGAAACTGAAGGAGTTGCAG GCTCGGATTGAAGAACTTGAAGAAGAGCTGGAGTCGGAGAGAGCAGCTCGTGCCAAGGTTGAGAAGCAAAGGGCAGATTTGGCAAGAGAACTGGAAGAGATCAGTGAGAGGCTGGAGGAGGCTGGTGGAGCCACTGCTGCCCAGATTGAAATGAACAAGAAGAGAGAGGCTGAGTTCCAGAAACTTCGTAGAGACCTTGAAGAGTCCACCCTGCAACATGAGGCCACTGCTGCAACTCTAAGAAAGAAACATGCTGATAGTGTGGCAGACCTGGGAGAACAGATTGACAACCTTCAGAGAGTGAAGCAGAAGCTTGAGAAGGAGAAGAGTGAACTGAGACTGGAGTTGGATGATGTGGTCTCCAACATGGAACAGATTGTTAAATCCAAG GCAAACCTGGAGAAAATGTGTAGAACCCTGGAGGACCAAATGACTGAATTCCGAACCAAAGCCGAGGAAGGCCAGCGCACAATCAATGATTTTTCAATGCAGAAGGCAAAGCTTCAGACTGAAAATG GTGAGCTTTCCAGACAACTGGAAGAAAAGGATTCACTGGTCTCTCAGCTGACAAGAGGAAAACAATCTTACACCCAGCAGCTTGAGGATCTCAAGAGACAGCTGGAGGAGGAAATCAAG GCCAAGAATGCCCTGGCTCATGCAGTGCAGTCGGCTCGTCATGATTCTGATCTGCTCAGAGAGCAGTATGAAGAGGAGCAGGAGGCTAAAGCTGAGCTACAGCGCAGTCTCTCCAAAGCAAACTCTGAGGTGGCTCAGTGGAGGACCAAGTATGAAACTGATGCCATCCAGAGAACAGAAGAGCTGGAGGATGCAAA GAAAAAACTTGCTCAGCGTCTGCAAGATGCAGAAGAAGCTGTGGAAGCTGTAAATGCCAAATGTTCCTCTCTGGAGAAGACAAAGCACAGACTACAAAATGAGATTGAAGATCTCATGGTTGATGTGGAAAGGTCcaatgctgctgctgctgctttggaCAAGAGGCAAAGAAACTTTGACAAG GTGTTGGCTGAGTGGAAACAAAAGTATGAAGAGTCCCAGTCTGAGCTGGAAAGCTCTCAGAAAGAGGCCAGATCTCTAAGTACTGAGCTCTTCAAACTGAAGAATTCCTATGAGGAGTCTTTGGACCATCTAGAAACCATGAAGAGGGAGAACAAGAACCTGCAAG AGGAAATTTCTGATCTCACTGAACAACTTGGTGAAAGTGGGAAGAGTATTCATGAGCTGGAAAAAGCAAGAAAACAGTTAGAGCAGGAGAAGACCGAGATTCAGTGTGCTCTAGAAGAAGCTGAG GGATCTCTTGAGCATGAAGAAGGAAAGATCTTGCGGGCTCAGCTGGAGTTCAACCAGGTGAAGGCTGACATTGAGCGTAAGCTGGCCGAAAAAGATGAGGAAATGGAGCAGGCCAAGAGGAACCAACAAAGAGTGGTGGACACGTTGCAAAGCTCTCTAGAGTCTGAGACTCGGAGCAGAAATGAAGCCCTGAGGATAAAGAAGAAGATGGAGGGCGACTTAAATGAAATGGAGATCCAGCTCAGCCAGGCTAACAGGCAGGCTTCAGAGGCTCAGAAACAACTGAAGAATCTTCATGGACATATGAAG GATTCTCAACTGCAGCTGGATGATGCTCTTCATGCTAACGATGATCTCAAAGAGAATATTGCTATTGTGGAGAGACGCAACAATCTGATCCAGGCTGAACTGGATGAACTGAGATCCCTGGTAGAGCAGACCGAGAGAGGCCGCAAACTGGCTGAGCAAGAATTGCTGGATGTCAGTGAGAGGGTTCAGCTACTGCACTCTCAG aacaCCAGCTTGCTAAATCAGAAAAAGAAGCTGGAGGGTGACATTTCCCAGCTTCAAACTGAAGCAGAGGAGTCTATCCAAGAGTGCAGGAATGCTGAGGAAAAAGCCAAAAAAGCCATCACTGATGCTGCCATGATGGCAGAAGAGCTGAAGAAGGAGCAGGACACCAGTGCTCACCTGGAGCGTATGAAGAAGAACATGGAGCAGACCATTAAAGATCTTCAGCACCGTTTGGATGAAGCTGAGCAAATCGCCATGAAGGGTGGCAAGAAGCAGGTCCAGAAGCTGGAAGCCAGg GTCAGAGAGCTGGAAGCTGAAGTGGAGATGGAGCAGAGGAAAGCCAGTGATTCTGTTAAGGGTGTCCGCAAATATGAACGCCGCATTAAAGAGCTAACTTATCAG actgaaGAGGATCGTAAGAATCTGGCCCGTCTACAGGACCTAGTAGACAAACTCCAGCTAAAGGTTAAATCCTACAAGAGAGCTTCAGAGGAGGCA GAGGAGCAGGCCAATTCCCATTTGACCAAGTTCCGCAAGCTGCAGCATGAGCTGGATGAGGCAGAGGAAAGAGCTGATATTGCAGAGTCTCAGGTTAACAAGCTGAGGGCTAAGAGCCGTGACACAGGCTCTAAGGCAAGTTGTCaattttataataaacaaaaatgttga